One genomic window of Citrobacter sp. Marseille-Q6884 includes the following:
- the ettA gene encoding energy-dependent translational throttle protein EttA — MAQFVYTMHRVGKVVPPKRHILKNISLSFFPGAKIGVLGLNGAGKSTLLRIMAGIDTDIEGEARPQPGIKIGYLPQEPKLNPEHTVRESVEEAVAEVVNALKGLDEVYAKYAEPDADFDKLAAQQGKFEEIIQAHDGHNLNVQLERAADALRLPDWDAKIEKLSGGERRRVALCRLLLEKPDMLLLDEPTNHLDAESVAWLERFLHDFEGTVVAITHDRYFLDNVAGWILELDRGEGIPWEGNYSSWLEQKDQRLAQEASQEAARRKSIEKELEWVRQGAKGRQSKGKARLARFEELNNTEYQKRNETNELFIPPGPRLGDKVVEVSNLRKSYGDRVLIDDLSFSVPKGAIVGIIGPNGAGKSTLFRMLSGQEQPDSGTIELGETVKLASVDQFRDAMDNSKTVWEEVSGGLDIMRIGNTEMPSRAYVGRFNFKGVDQGKRVGELSGGERGRLHLAKLLQVGGNMLLLDEPTNDLDIETLRALENALLEFPGCAMVISHDRWFLDRIATHILDYQDEGKVEFFEGNFTEYEEYKKRTLGADALEPKRIKYKRISK, encoded by the coding sequence CAATTCGTTTATACCATGCATCGTGTCGGCAAAGTGGTTCCGCCGAAACGTCATATTCTTAAAAACATCTCTCTGAGCTTCTTCCCTGGCGCCAAAATCGGTGTGCTCGGTCTGAACGGCGCGGGTAAATCTACCCTGCTGCGCATCATGGCCGGCATTGACACTGATATCGAAGGCGAAGCGCGTCCGCAGCCAGGTATCAAAATCGGTTACCTGCCGCAGGAACCGAAGCTGAACCCAGAACATACCGTTCGTGAATCGGTTGAAGAAGCCGTTGCCGAAGTCGTTAACGCCCTGAAAGGTCTGGATGAAGTGTACGCCAAGTACGCCGAGCCGGATGCCGACTTCGATAAACTTGCCGCGCAACAAGGCAAGTTTGAAGAAATTATTCAGGCGCACGACGGTCATAACCTCAACGTGCAACTCGAACGTGCCGCCGACGCACTGCGTCTGCCGGACTGGGATGCCAAAATTGAGAAGCTTTCCGGTGGTGAACGCCGCCGCGTAGCGCTGTGCCGCCTGCTGCTGGAAAAACCAGACATGCTGCTGCTCGACGAACCGACCAACCACCTGGATGCGGAATCCGTGGCATGGCTGGAACGCTTCCTGCACGACTTCGAAGGTACCGTTGTGGCGATTACCCACGACCGTTACTTCCTGGATAACGTTGCCGGATGGATTCTGGAGCTTGACCGCGGTGAAGGTATTCCGTGGGAAGGTAACTACTCCTCCTGGCTGGAGCAGAAAGATCAGCGTCTGGCGCAGGAAGCCTCTCAGGAAGCTGCTCGCCGTAAATCCATTGAGAAAGAGCTGGAGTGGGTACGCCAGGGCGCTAAAGGCCGTCAGTCGAAGGGCAAAGCCCGTCTGGCGCGCTTTGAAGAACTCAACAACACCGAATACCAGAAACGTAACGAAACCAACGAACTGTTTATTCCACCTGGACCACGTCTGGGCGATAAAGTCGTTGAGGTCAGCAACCTGCGTAAATCTTACGGCGATCGCGTTCTGATTGACGATCTGAGCTTCTCCGTACCAAAAGGGGCTATCGTCGGCATCATCGGGCCGAACGGCGCGGGTAAATCGACGCTGTTCCGTATGTTGTCCGGTCAGGAACAGCCTGATAGCGGCACCATTGAGCTGGGTGAAACCGTGAAGCTGGCGTCTGTTGACCAGTTCCGTGACGCAATGGATAACAGCAAAACCGTGTGGGAAGAAGTTTCTGGCGGGCTGGATATCATGCGTATCGGCAACACCGAAATGCCAAGCCGCGCTTACGTAGGCCGCTTCAACTTCAAAGGTGTTGATCAGGGTAAACGCGTCGGCGAATTGTCCGGTGGTGAACGTGGTCGTCTGCACCTGGCGAAGCTGCTGCAGGTTGGCGGCAACATGCTGCTGCTCGATGAACCGACCAACGACCTGGATATCGAAACCCTGCGCGCACTGGAAAACGCCCTGCTGGAATTCCCGGGCTGCGCGATGGTTATCTCGCACGACCGTTGGTTCCTCGACCGTATCGCGACTCACATTCTGGATTACCAGGATGAAGGGAAAGTCGAGTTCTTTGAAGGTAACTTCACCGAATACGAAGAGTACAAGAAACGCACGCTGGGCGCTGATGCGCTGGAGCCGAAGCGTATTAAGTACAAGCGTATTTCTAAGTAA
- the radA gene encoding DNA repair protein RadA: MAKAPKRAFVCNECGADYPRWQGQCSACQAWNTITEVRLAASPTVARNERLSGYAGNAGVAKVQKLSDISLEELPRFSTGFKEFDRVLGGGVVPGSAILIGGNPGAGKSTLLLQTLCKLAEQMKTLYVTGEESLQQVAMRAHRLGLPTANLNMLSETSIEQICLIAEEEQPKLMVIDSIQVMHMADIQSSPGSVAQVRETAAYLTRFAKTRGVAIVMVGHVTKDGSLAGPKVLEHCIDCSVLLDGDADSRFRTLRSHKNRFGAVNELGVFAMTEQGLREVSNPSAIFLSRGDEVTSGSSVMVVWEGTRPLLVEIQALVDHSMMSNPRRVAVGLEQNRLAILLAVLHRHGGLQMADQDVFVNVVGGVKVTETSADLALLLAMVSSLRDRPLPQDLVVFGEVGLAGEIRPVPSGQERISEAAKHGFRRAIVPAANVPKKVPEGMQIFGVKKLSDALSVFDDL; the protein is encoded by the coding sequence GTGGCAAAAGCTCCTAAGCGCGCCTTTGTTTGTAACGAATGCGGGGCCGATTATCCGCGCTGGCAGGGGCAATGTAGCGCCTGTCAGGCCTGGAATACCATTACCGAGGTGCGTCTGGCGGCATCGCCAACGGTGGCGCGTAACGAGCGGCTCAGTGGTTATGCCGGGAATGCGGGCGTGGCGAAGGTTCAGAAACTGTCTGACATCAGCCTTGAGGAATTGCCGCGTTTTTCTACCGGTTTTAAAGAGTTTGACCGCGTGTTGGGCGGCGGTGTGGTGCCCGGCAGCGCCATTCTGATCGGGGGGAACCCTGGTGCGGGGAAATCAACCTTACTGCTGCAAACACTGTGCAAGCTTGCCGAGCAGATGAAGACCCTGTACGTCACGGGTGAAGAATCCCTGCAGCAGGTCGCGATGCGTGCGCATCGACTCGGCCTGCCGACAGCGAACCTGAACATGCTGTCGGAAACCAGCATCGAGCAAATCTGCCTGATTGCGGAAGAAGAACAGCCTAAGCTGATGGTTATCGACTCCATTCAGGTGATGCATATGGCGGACATTCAGTCTTCGCCAGGCAGCGTGGCTCAGGTCCGTGAAACTGCGGCTTATCTGACGCGCTTTGCCAAAACGCGCGGTGTGGCGATTGTAATGGTCGGTCACGTCACCAAAGACGGTTCACTCGCGGGGCCGAAGGTGCTGGAGCACTGTATTGACTGCTCGGTGCTGCTCGACGGTGATGCCGATTCCCGTTTTCGTACCCTGCGTAGCCATAAAAACCGCTTTGGTGCGGTGAATGAGCTTGGCGTCTTCGCGATGACCGAGCAGGGGCTGCGCGAAGTCAGCAACCCTTCTGCCATCTTTTTAAGTCGTGGTGATGAAGTCACTTCCGGCAGTTCGGTGATGGTGGTCTGGGAAGGGACGCGTCCGTTGCTGGTGGAGATCCAGGCGCTGGTCGATCACTCCATGATGTCCAACCCACGCCGCGTGGCTGTTGGGCTGGAACAAAACCGTCTGGCGATTCTGCTGGCGGTGCTGCACCGTCATGGTGGTTTGCAGATGGCGGATCAGGACGTTTTCGTCAACGTGGTGGGTGGCGTAAAAGTTACTGAAACCAGCGCAGACCTGGCGCTGCTGCTGGCAATGGTTTCCAGCCTTCGTGACCGTCCGCTGCCGCAGGATTTAGTCGTCTTTGGTGAAGTGGGGCTGGCGGGTGAAATTCGTCCTGTTCCCAGCGGTCAGGAGCGTATTTCGGAAGCCGCGAAGCACGGTTTTCGTCGGGCGATAGTGCCCGCCGCTAACGTACCGAAGAAAGTGCCGGAAGGGATGCAGATCTTTGGTGTTAAAAAACTTTCTGACGCACTGAGTGTCTTTGACGACTTATAA
- the nadR gene encoding multifunctional transcriptional regulator/nicotinamide-nucleotide adenylyltransferase/ribosylnicotinamide kinase NadR, with amino-acid sequence MSFDYLKTAIKQKGCTLQQVADASGMTKGYLSQLLNAKIKSPSAQKLEALHRFLGLEFPRQQKNIGVVFGKFYPLHTGHIYLIQRACSQVDELHIIMGYDDTRDRSLFEDSAMSQQPTVSDRLRWLLQTFKYQKNIRIHAFNEEGMEPYPHGWDVWSNGIKTFMQEKGIQPNWIYTSEAADAPQYLEHLGIETVLVDPKRTFMSISGAQIRENPFRYWEYIPTEVKPFFVRTVAILGGESSGKSTLVNKLANIFNTTSAWEYGRDYVFSHLGGDEMALQYSDYDKIALGQAQYIDFAVKYANKVAFIDTDFVTTQAFCKKYEGREHPFVQALIDEYRFDLVILLENNTPWVADGLRSLGSSVDRKAFQSLLVEMLQENNIDFVHVKEPDYDGRFLRCVELVKELMGEQG; translated from the coding sequence GTGTCATTTGATTATCTGAAAACTGCCATTAAGCAAAAGGGCTGCACGCTGCAACAAGTGGCGGATGCCAGTGGCATGACCAAGGGTTATTTAAGCCAGCTTTTGAATGCCAAAATCAAAAGTCCCAGCGCGCAAAAACTGGAGGCGCTGCACCGTTTTCTGGGGCTGGAGTTTCCCCGCCAGCAGAAAAACATCGGTGTGGTATTTGGTAAGTTTTATCCGCTGCATACCGGTCATATCTATCTGATCCAGCGCGCCTGTAGCCAGGTCGATGAACTGCATATCATCATGGGTTATGACGATACGCGCGATCGTAGTCTGTTTGAGGACAGCGCCATGTCTCAACAGCCCACGGTTTCCGATCGTTTACGCTGGCTGCTGCAAACGTTCAAATATCAGAAAAATATCCGCATTCACGCGTTCAATGAAGAGGGCATGGAACCCTATCCGCATGGTTGGGATGTCTGGAGTAACGGGATCAAAACGTTCATGCAGGAGAAAGGGATCCAACCTAACTGGATCTACACCTCTGAAGCGGCTGACGCCCCGCAATATCTGGAGCATCTTGGGATTGAAACCGTACTGGTTGATCCCAAACGGACGTTTATGAGCATCAGTGGCGCGCAAATTCGTGAAAACCCGTTCCGCTACTGGGAGTATATCCCCACCGAAGTGAAGCCGTTTTTTGTGCGTACCGTGGCGATCCTCGGCGGCGAGTCGAGCGGCAAATCGACGCTGGTGAACAAGCTTGCCAATATTTTTAATACCACCAGTGCGTGGGAATACGGGCGTGACTATGTCTTCTCCCATTTGGGTGGCGACGAGATGGCGCTGCAGTATTCCGATTACGATAAAATTGCGCTAGGGCAGGCGCAATACATTGATTTCGCTGTTAAGTACGCCAATAAAGTGGCATTTATCGATACCGATTTCGTCACGACTCAGGCGTTCTGTAAAAAGTATGAAGGGCGTGAACACCCGTTTGTGCAGGCGTTGATTGATGAGTACCGCTTTGATCTGGTGATCCTCCTGGAAAACAATACCCCATGGGTTGCTGATGGGCTGCGAAGTCTTGGCAGTTCGGTTGACCGTAAGGCGTTTCAGTCGCTGCTGGTCGAAATGCTGCAAGAAAACAACATCGACTTTGTCCACGTAAAAGAACCCGACTACGATGGCCGATTCCTGCGTTGTGTGGAGCTGGTTAAAGAGTTGATGGGCGAGCAGGGGTAG
- the serB gene encoding phosphoserine phosphatase produces MPNITWCDLPEDVSLWPGLPLSLSGDEVMPLDYHAGRSGWLLYGRGLDKQRLTQYQSKLGAAMVIVAAWCVEDYQVIRLAGSLTPRAAKLAHDAKLDVAPLGKIPHLRTPGLLVMDMDSTAIQIECIDEIAKLAGTGEMVAEVTERAMRGELDFTASLRSRVATLKGADANILLQVREKLPLMPGLTQLVLKLETLGWKVAIASGGFTFFAEYLREKLRLTAVVANELEIMDGKFTGNVIGDIVDAQYKADTLTRLAQEYEIPMAQTVAIGDGANDLPMIKTAGLGIAYHAKPKVNEKTEITIRHADLMGVFCILSGSMNQK; encoded by the coding sequence ATGCCTAACATTACCTGGTGCGATCTACCTGAAGATGTCTCTCTGTGGCCAGGTCTGCCCCTCTCTTTAAGCGGCGATGAAGTGATGCCGCTGGATTACCACGCGGGCCGGAGTGGCTGGCTGCTGTATGGTCGTGGGCTGGATAAACAACGTTTAACGCAATATCAGAGCAAACTGGGCGCGGCGATGGTGATCGTAGCGGCCTGGTGTGTCGAGGATTATCAGGTGATTCGCCTGGCGGGGTCGTTAACACCGCGGGCAGCGAAACTGGCGCATGATGCCAAACTGGATGTTGCGCCACTGGGTAAAATTCCGCATCTACGTACGCCGGGTTTGCTGGTGATGGATATGGACTCTACGGCTATCCAGATAGAGTGTATTGATGAGATTGCTAAGCTGGCCGGAACCGGCGAGATGGTGGCGGAAGTAACAGAACGCGCCATGCGCGGCGAGCTGGATTTTACCGCCAGTCTGCGTAGCCGTGTCGCGACCCTCAAGGGCGCGGATGCCAATATTCTGCTCCAGGTGCGCGAAAAATTACCGCTGATGCCTGGTCTGACTCAATTGGTACTGAAGCTTGAAACGCTGGGTTGGAAAGTGGCGATCGCCTCCGGCGGTTTTACCTTCTTTGCTGAATATCTGCGTGAAAAACTGCGATTGACTGCCGTGGTTGCCAATGAGCTGGAAATCATGGACGGCAAATTTACCGGCAACGTGATTGGCGACATTGTCGATGCCCAGTATAAAGCCGATACCTTAACCCGGCTGGCGCAGGAATATGAAATCCCGATGGCACAAACGGTCGCCATTGGCGATGGTGCCAACGATCTGCCGATGATCAAAACGGCAGGGCTGGGCATTGCGTACCATGCGAAGCCAAAAGTGAATGAAAAGACGGAGATTACTATCCGTCACGCTGACCTGATGGGGGTGTTCTGCATTCTCTCTGGCAGCATGAATCAAAAATAA
- a CDS encoding YtjB family periplasmic protein, with product MARAKLKFRLHRAVIVLSCLALLVALMQGASWFSQSHQQKRNPQLEELARTLARQVAINVAPLMRTETPDEKRIKAVLMQLTESSRILDAGVYDEQGDLITRTGESVNVRDRLALDGKKAGGYFNQQIVEPIQGKNGPLGYLRLTLDTHTLATEAKQVDNTTNILRLMLLLSLAIGVVLTRTLLQGKRTRWQQSPFLLTANKPVQEEDSEKKE from the coding sequence ATGGCTCGCGCAAAACTGAAATTCCGACTTCATCGTGCAGTGATTGTATTGTCCTGTCTCGCGCTGCTTGTCGCCCTCATGCAAGGCGCATCCTGGTTTAGTCAAAGCCATCAACAGAAGCGCAATCCGCAACTGGAGGAGCTGGCCCGTACGCTGGCCCGCCAGGTCGCAATCAACGTCGCCCCGTTGATGCGAACTGAAACGCCGGATGAGAAACGCATCAAAGCGGTACTCATGCAGTTAACGGAAAGCAGCCGCATTCTGGATGCCGGTGTCTACGATGAGCAGGGCGATCTGATTACCCGTACAGGTGAAAGCGTGAATGTGCGTGACCGCCTGGCGCTGGACGGTAAAAAAGCCGGAGGCTATTTTAATCAGCAAATTGTCGAGCCCATTCAGGGGAAAAATGGGCCGCTGGGCTATTTGCGCCTGACGCTTGATACCCACACCCTCGCCACCGAAGCAAAACAGGTGGATAACACCACCAACATTTTACGCCTGATGCTGCTCCTGTCACTGGCGATTGGCGTCGTACTGACCCGCACGTTATTGCAGGGCAAACGCACCCGCTGGCAACAATCGCCGTTCCTGCTGACCGCCAACAAGCCGGTGCAGGAAGAAGACAGCGAGAAGAAAGAGTAA